One region of Serinus canaria isolate serCan28SL12 chromosome 25, serCan2020, whole genome shotgun sequence genomic DNA includes:
- the S100A13 gene encoding protein S100-A13, with product MAAAEPSEGTEPSELTELEAAIERIVTVFVTFAAKEGKKGTLTTGEFKELVRLQLPNMMKDVPSLEEKMSELDVNNDEELRFGEYWRLIGELAKAVRRDKAGKK from the exons ATGGCCGCGGCCGAACCGAGCGAGGGGACCGAACCGAGCGAGCTGACCGAGCTGGAGGCGGCCATCGAGCGCATCGTCACCGTGTTTGTCACCTTCGCCGCCAAGGAGGGCAAGAAGGGGACGCTGACCACCGGCGAGTTCAAGGAGCTGGTGCGGCTCCAGCTGCCCAACATGATGAAG GACGTGCCCTCCCTGGAGGAGAAGATGAGCGAGCTGGACGTGAACAACGACGAGGAGCTGAGATTTGGGGAGTACTGGCGGCTGATCGGGGAGCTGGCCAAGGCCGTGCGCAGGGACAAAGCGGGCAAGAAGTGA
- the S100A14 gene encoding protein S100-A14, with translation MGQCNCRKKRKDCQELTDVERAIETVISQFHCYAVKGQKEYLTPNEMQELVVQKLPHLGKCVGPLEEKIECMGDPNEAKLEFGEYWDMMGDAAKGCRRK, from the exons ATGGGCCAGTGCAACTGCCGCAAGAAGCGCAAG GACTGCCAGGAGCTGACGGATGTGGAACGGGCCATCGAGACCGTCATCAGCCAGTTCCACTGCTACGCCGTGAAGGGCCAGAAGGAATACCTGACCCCCAACGAGAtgcaggagctggtggtgcAGAAGCTGCCGCACCTGGGCAAG TGCGTGGGACCCCTGGAAGAGAAGATCGAGTGCATGGGAGACCCGAACGAGGCCAAGCTGGAGTTCGGAGAGTACTGGGACATGATGGGGGACGCGGCCAAGGGCTGCCGGAGGAAGTAG
- the S100A16 gene encoding protein S100-A16, with protein MGARQGESGRTERPTDGHSGTAGRMQGTMAECTELEWAVQVLVNNFDKYSSRCCCCKNPRRISKKDFRKMLSRELNHMLTDTGNRRAADKLICDLDENKDGRISFEEYWTLIGGIASPIAQIIRQQEQSVKHTK; from the exons ATGGGTGCGAGGCAAGGAGAGAGCGGCCGAACCGAACGCCCGACGGACGGACACAGCGGGACCGCCGGCAGGATGCAG GGAACCATGGCGGAGTGCACGGAGCTGGAATGGGCCGTGCAGGTGCTGGTGAACAACTTTGACAAGTACTCgagccgctgctgctgctgcaagaacCCGCGGCGCATCAGCAAGAAGGATTTTCGCAAGATGCTGAGCCGAGAGCTCAACCACATGCTGACG GACACCGGGAACCGCCGCGCCGCCGACAAGCTGATCTGCGACCTGGATGAGAACAAGGACGGGCGCATCAGCTTCGAGGAGTACTGGACCTTGATAGGCGGCATCGCCAGCCCCATCGCGCAGATCATCcgccagcaggagcagagtgtCAAACACACCAAGTAG
- the LOC103823931 gene encoding protein S100-A4-like translates to MACPLEQAMALMVTTFHKYSAKEGDKYKLSKAELKELLNKELPVFGSKQMDEAEFKRLMMDLDHNKDSEVDFKEYVCFLACITMGFNEFFKDDPSKQHRRK, encoded by the exons aTGGCGTGTCCCCTGGAGCAGGCGATGGCCCTCATGGTCACCACCTTCCACAAGTACTCGGCCAAGGAGGGCGACAAGTACAAGCTCAGCAAGGCCGAGCTCAAGGAGCTGCTCAACAAGGAGCTGCCGGTCTTCGGGAGC AAACAAATGGACGAGGCCGAGTTCAAGCGGCTGATGATGGACCTGGACCACAACAAGGACAGCGAGGTGGATTTCAAGGAGTACGTTTGCTTCCTGGCCTGCATCACCATGGGCTTCAACGAGTTCTTCAAGGATGACCCCAGCAAGCAGCACCGCAGGAAGTGA
- the LOC127060669 gene encoding protein S100-A4-like, with amino-acid sequence MACPLEQALAVVVATFHKYSGNEGDKYKLNKAELKELLTKELPSFSKQASEASLQKLMSNLDCNSDNEVDFQEYVTFLACMAMMCNDFFQDLPDKMPRRK; translated from the exons ATGGCGTGTCCCCTGGAGCAGGCGCTGGCCGTGGTGGTCGCCACCTTCCACAAGTACTCGGGCAACGAGGGCGACAAGTACAAGCTCAACAAAGCCGAGCTTAAGGAGCTGCTCACCAAGGAGCTGCCGAGCTTCAGC AAACAAGCCAGCGAGGCGAGTTTACAGAAGCTGATGAGCAACCTGGACTGCAACAGCGACAACGAGGTGGATTTCCAGGAGTACGTGACCTTCCTGGCCTGCATGGCCATGATGTGCAACGACTTCTTCCAGGACCTGCCGGACAAGATGCCGCGCAGGAAGTGA
- the LOC103823982 gene encoding protein S100-A12-like: MKTDLELALECAVNVYHRYAVRQPMDDYLSRGEFSSLLKETAEPFLRNTVPPKTTMDSYIGQLFTKADANHDGRLKFTEFLTTLSLVAIDAHNRSHKSPGGDHGHDHGHGHSHRH, from the exons ATGAAAACCGACCTGGAGCTGGCGCTGGAGTGCGCCGTCAACGTCTACCACCGGTACGCGGTGCGGCAGCCCATGGACGACTACCTGAGCCGGGGGGAGTTCTCCAGCCTGCTCAAGGAGACGGCCGAGCCCTTCCTGAGGAACACCGTGCCG CCCAAAACCACCATGGACAGCTACATCGGGCAGCTCTTCACCAAAGCCGACGCCAACCACGACGGCCGCCTCAAGTTCACCGAGTTCCTGACCACGCTGAGCCTCGTGGCCATCGATGCCCACAACAGGTCCCACAAGAGCCCTGGTGGTGACCATGGCCACGACCACGGGCACGGGCACAGCCACCGTCACTGA
- the LOC103823983 gene encoding protein S100-A7A-like has product MSTSTHSQAGSRQFPGNCTLEKALQTVVDTFHQYSIRQGEIDLLSLGDFTTLLKEQAPSFLQTCDRNRAGYLEKLFQETDLNKDKEVSFEEFTIVLSKLADDAHRISHGSDRCGPDQD; this is encoded by the exons atgtccaccagcacccacagccaAGCCGGGAGCCGGCAGTTCCCCGGGAATTGCACCCTGGAGAAGGCCCTGCAGACCGTGGTGGACACGTTCCACCAGTACAGCATCCGCCAGGGCGAGATCGACCTCCTGAGCCTCGGCGACTTCACCACGCTGCTGAAGGAGCAGGCGCCGTCCTTCCTGCAGACCTGC GACAGGAACCGGGCTGGCTACTTGGAGAAGCTCTTCCAGGAGACCGACCTGAACAAGGACAAGGAGGTGAGCTTTGAGGAGTTCACCATCGTGCTGAGCAAGCTGGCCGACGACGCCCACCGCATCAGCCACGGCTCCGACCGCTGCGGGCCCGACCAGGACTGA
- the LOC103823933 gene encoding protein MRP-126-like produces the protein MSKGQQSQQPLSELEKAMDAIIDVFHQYSRREGDRDTLTKKELKLLLEKQLANYLKHVKSQATIDQIMKDLDVNKDAQISFGEMMLLVTRVTCATHEHLHEVEDHQHHHQHQHHH, from the exons ATGAGCAAG ggccagcagagccagcagccgCTGTCGGAGCTGGAGAAGGCCATGGACGCCATCATCGACGTCTTCCACCAGTACTCGCGCCGCGAGGGCGACCGGGACACCCTGACCAAGAAGGAGctcaagctgctgctggagaagcagctggcCAACTACCTGAAG CACGTGAAGAGCCAGGCCACCATCGACCAGATCATGAAGGACCTGGACGTCAACAAGGACGCCCAGATCAGCTTTGGGGAGATGATGCTGCTGGTCACCCgtgtcacctgtgccacccacgAGCACCTGCACGAGGTGGAGGaccaccagcaccaccaccagcaccagcaccaccactga